Genomic DNA from Pseudomonas sp. CCC3.1:
CGCTAGATCAGTGTTTGGTTAATGGGGAGGCTTAGAGTCGACGGCCCTGCCGACTCTTCCTCCTCATAACCCGAGCGCGCTGTCATGAAAATCAATCTACCGATTACCGGCCGAGCCGTTGATTTCGCACCCGACGCCAATATTCTTTCCACCACTGACCTGAACAGTGCCATCACCTACGCCAACCCCGACTTCATCAAGGTCAGCGGCTATTCGTTGAGCGAACTGCTGGGCAACCCGCATAACCTGCTGCGTCACCCCGACATGCCGTCAGCGGCGTTCAGCCATATGTGGCAAACGCTCAAGGCCGGGCATTCGTGGATGGGGATGGTGAAAAACCGCTGCAAAAATGGCGACCACTATTGGGTCAGCGCCTACGTCACACCGGTGATGAAAAACGGTGAAATTGTCGAGTATCAATCGGTACGCACCCGTCCAACGCCTGAGCGGGTGGACAAGGCCGAGGCGGCCTACGCGCAACTGCGTTCAGGGCGCGCGTCGTTGTGGCAGCGTTTGGCGGGCGCGGGGTTGGTGTGCAAGCTGGCGCTGTTTGTGAGTGCCGTATTTGCTGCTGCGACAGCCGTTGGCACAGCCTTGCTGCCGCACATCGACTGGCCGGCCGGGGTGATGATCTGGTTATTGGGCAGCCTGTTGAGTTCGGCTGCGATTGCCTGGCTGCTGCGCCCGCTGAATGCCTTGACGCGCCGCGCGCAAGACGTGGGGCACAACCCATTGAGCCAGCATATTTACACCGGGCGGCGTGACGAGATCGGTCAGATCGAATTCGCCCTGCACATGCTCCAGGCTCAGACCGGCGCGGTGGTCGGGCGCATCGGCGATGCTTCACAGCGTTTGGCCGGGCATGCCAGTGAGCTGGTGCAACACTTGGAGAGCAGCCACGCCAGCACCTTGCACCAGCAACTCGAAACCGATCAGGTGGCCACGGCCATCCATGAAATGAGCACCAGCGTGGCGCAAGTGGCGAGCAATGCCCAGCAAGCTTCGCAAGCGGCCGACCGGGTCGAAAATGAAACCCGCGAGGGCCATGAACTGGTGATGCTCAGTCGCAGTTCGGTGCAGCATCTGGCCACCGAATTGGCGCGGGCAACTGATGTGATTCATCACCTGGAAGGGCACAGCAGCGATATTTCATCGGTGCTGGAAGTGATCCGCAGCATTGCCGAGCAAACCAACCTGCTGGCCCTGAATGCCGCCATCGAGGCGGCTCGGGCGGGCGATCAAGGGCGTGGCTTTGCCGTGGTTGCCGATGAAGTGCGGGGGCTGGCGCAACGCACTCAGCAGTCCACCAACGAAATTCAACAGATGATCCACACCCTGCAAGACGGCGCGCGGGCCGCGGTGCAGGTGATGCAGCAAAGCAGCCAGCATGCTGAAAACAGCGTCAGCCAAACGCAGCTGGCGAGCAGCGCGCTGGGTGAAATCAGCCAGCAAGTGAAAAAAATCACCGAAATGAGCCTGCAAATCGCCTCAGCGGTGGAAGAGCAAAGCGTGGTCAGTGAAGACATCAATCGCAACATCGCCAGTATTCGCAGTGCCGGGGATGTCACCGTGCGTGCCGGGCAGCAAAGTCATCGCAATTCTGGCGATGTGGCTGACCTGGCGGCGAGCTTGCGCTCGCTGGCGCAAGAGTTCTGGCAGACCCGTCACTGACGGTTTACAGGGCTTCGCGGCGGATCAACTGCATGCCGTGTCGCTGGTAAAAACGACGGGCAGGGTGATTGTGTTCCATGACCTTCAGGTCGACGCAGAACTCGCCGCGTTGCTTGAACACGCTGAACACATGGCTGAGCAATGCACCGCCCAAGCCGCGACCTTGCAGACGCGGATGCACCACCAAGTCTTTGAGGTAAGCGCTGGTCCAGGCCTGAGCCACGCCCACCACTTCATCGTCGAGCAGGCTGACAAAGCACAATTGCGGGTCATATTCGGCGTCATGCAGCAGGGCGTGTTGCCAGTCTGGCAGCGATTCAACACTGCCGTGCCCGGTGGCATAACCCTGTTCGAGCAAGGCGTGCACGCGGGGCAACAGTTGCTCGTTCAGTGGCGTGAGCCGCAGGCCTTTTGGCCACGGCACAGGGGCCAAGGGTTCACGCAGGTCTTTGCGCAACAGCAGGCAATATTCCTCGCTCATCGGGTTCAGTAACCTTGCTCGGTCACGGTGCGTGCGGCGAGGATCAGGCATTGCGTCAACTCAGGCGACGAGAACTTGGTCAAGACCGCATCGGCCCCGGCCAGACGGGCTTTCTCGCTGTTCATCGCACTGTTGAGCGAGGTGTGCAGCAGCACATACAAATGCGCAAAGTCCGGGGTTTCGCGCACAGTGCGGGTGAAGGCGTAGCCATCCATCTCTGACATTTCGATGTCTGAGACCAGCACATTGATCTGTTCCGGCGTGCCGTGCAGCTCCAGCAGACGCTCGATGGCCTCCTTGGCGCTGCGGGCGGTGTGGCAATGCAGGCCGAGATTGCGCAAGGTCAGCACCGATTGCTGCAACGCCACTTGGCTGTCATCGACCACCAGAATCCGGGCGTTGGTCAGCAGCTTGGCGTCTTCGCGACTGAGGGTTTCAGTGGGCTGTTCAATGCGGGCGGGGGTGATGCCGTGAATCACTTTTTCGATGTCCAGCACCTGCACCAATGCGCCATCGACTTGAGTCACGCCGGTAATGTACGAACGCTTGCCAGAGCCGTAGGGCGGTGGACGAATATCGGTACTCAGGCAATGCACGATCTTGCTCACGGCCTGCACGTGCAGGCCCTGCTTGGAACGGCTGACATCGGTCACGATCAGGCAGCCGCCGTCGGGGTCCAGCAAAGGTTGTTCACCAATGGCGCGACTCAGATCGATGACCGACAGCGACGCCCCGCGCAACACAGCAATGCCTTTCACGTGCGGGTGCGACTCGGGCATTTTGGTCAAAGGCGGGCAAGGAATGATCTCACTGACCTTCAGCAGATTGATTGCCATCAGCTTGCCGCTGCGCAACGTAAACAGCAGCAAAGACATCGAGTCGGCGCGGGCGTGGGTGGATGACATAAATACCTTCTGTGATAAGAGCAGCTTTACAAGGTTATCGACCCGGGCGCTAAATTCTATAGGAGATCCCCGTCGCCAAGGCACCCCCACAAGAGCCGACCTCCAGAGCCTTGCAAAACCCTGTAGCCGCTGCCGAAGCATGAGGCTGCGATGGGTTGCGAAGCGACCCTCAGACGGCGGTCCTGCGGCCCGTATAAGGGATTATTTCAATCCCAGGCGTTTGGCCATCCGCCCCAGATTGGCCCGGTCTAGCCCCAGCTCTCGCGCGGCACTGGCCCAGTTATGCTGATGGCGTTCCAGGCAGGCACTGATCAGTTGGCGCTGGTAGTTTTCGGTGGCCAAACGCAAGTCGCCCACAGCAAGCGGCAGCACTTCAGGTTCAATCACCGCTGCATCGGGGGCGCTGCCCGGCAAATCCAGATCGGCTGCGGTCAAGGTCAGGATCCGTGGCCGGGTTTTGCAGTTGCCTAATGCCTTGAGGGCGCTGCGGCCGATCAGGTGTTCCAGTTCACGCACATTGCCCGGCCATTCGTAATGCGTCAGCGCGGCCTGTGCGTCCGGGCTCAGGCGCAAACTGCCCAGGCCCATGCGCGAGCGGTTTTGCTCCAGAAAGAAACCGCTCAACAACAGCACATCGCGCCCGCGTTCGCGCAGGGCAGGCACTTTGAGCGGGTATACGCTCAATCGATGGTAAAAGTCCGCGCGGTAGCGACCACTGCGCACTTCTTCGGCCAGGTCGCGGTTGGTCGCGGCGATCAGGCGCACATCCACCTGGTGTTCCTGATCCGAGCCCAGGCGCTGCAACTGCCCGCTTTGCAGCACCCGCAGCAACTTGGCCTGTACCGTCAGTGACAGTTCGCCCACTTCATCCAGAAACAGCGTGCCGCCGTTGGCCAGTTCGAATTTGCCACGGCGGTCACTGGTTGCGCCGGTAAAGGCACCCCGTACGTGGCCGAACAATTCGCTTTCAACCAGGGTGTCGGGCAAGGCGGCGCAGTTCAGGCTGATCATCGGTTTGTCCGCACGGGGCGATGCCGCGTGAATGGCTTGCGCCACCAACTCCTTGCCGACCCCGGTTTCGCCAGTGATCAATACCGTCAGGTCGCTGCTGCCCACCAGGGCGATTTCTTCGAGCAAACGTTTATGGGCTTTGCTCTGGCCGATCAGCTCTTTATTCGGCGCGTGATGGGCCTGGCGGTAGAGCTCGGCTTTTTGCTGTTCGTCGGCCACCCGCAGGGCTAAGCGCTCAATACGTTGAGCCACGTTGACCGTGGCCGCCGCGAGGCTGGCAAAGGCTTGCAGGGCATCCAGTTCAATAGGTTCAAAGCGTTTTGGGTCCAGCGCATCGAGGGTCAGCAGGCCCCAAGGGCGCTCATCGACAAACAGCGGGCAGCCCATGCAGTCGTGAATTTCCAGGTGTTCGGCCAGGCCGTCGACCAGTCCGTCATACGGGTCTGGGAGTTCGCAGTTGTTGGGAAAGCGCGTCGGCCCGGTGCTGCTCAGCAGCACTTCAAAACGTGGGTGCTCGCTGACTTTAAAGCGCCGCCCCAACGTGTCGAGGCTCAAACCGTCCACGGCCAGCGGCACCAGCCATTCGCCGTCAAGGCGCAGCAGCGCGGCAGCATCGCAGGGGAGTACGGCACGCATGGCTTCAAGCAAGCGTCGGTAGCGCTCGCTCTCGGGCAGTTCGCGGGACAAGTCCGCGACCAAGGGCAGCAGGGCGGTAAGCAGCAGTTTTGCAGTCATTTTGACCTCATGTAGTCGAAGTGACTATAAATCAGCTTTAGTCATAATGACTATATTGTTTTTAAATTACTGTTTTTAAAGGGTTTTAAAGTTGGCACGGAAACTGACTGCTAATAGGTAATTAGCTTTTATCTCTATGCTCAGGAGTCAACCTTATGCTTACCGCTCAGGATCGTGCCATCGTTAAATCCACCGTGCCGTTGCTTGAGAGCGGTGGCGAGGCGTTGATGACGCACTTCTACACGATGATGCTCACTGAATACCCACAGGTCAGGCCGTTGTTTAACCAGGCCAACCAGGCAAGTGGCGACCAGCCACGGGCATTGGCCAATGGCGTGTTGATGTATGCGCGGCACATTGACCAACTGGACCAGTTGGGCGACCTGGTGGCACGCATTATCAACAAACATGTTGCGCTGCAAATCCTGCCTGAGCATTACCCGATTGTCGGCAGCTGTCTGCTGCGTGCCATTGAGGAAGTGCTGGGCAGTGACATCGCGACCCCGCAAGTGCTGGCGGCCTGGGGCGCGGCCTACAACCAGTTGGCGGATATTTTGATCGGTGCTGAAGGTGCCATCTATGACGAAAAAGCTGCAGCACCCGGCGGCTGGCGCGGTGGACGAGCCTTTAAACTGGCCGCCAAGCTGGAAGAAAGCGCCGAAATCACCTCGTTCTACTTCCGTCCGGTCGATCAGCAGCCGATCCTTGAGTTCGAACCCGGCCAATACATAGGCATCAAACTCAACATTGATGGCCAAGAAGTGCGCCGCAACTACTCGTTGTCGGCATTGGCCCAGGTCGGCCGCTATCGCATCAGCGTTAAGCGCGAGGCGGGTGGGCAGGTCTCGAACTACCTGCATGACCGCCTGCACGTGGGCGACATTGTTGAACTGTTCCCGCCAGCAGGTGAGTTCACCCTCACTGCCAGTGAAAAACCGCTGGTGCTGATCAGTGGCGGCGTGGGTATTACTCCAACCTTATCGATGCTGGAAGCAGCACTGGCCACGCAACGCCCGATTCGGTTTATCCACTGCGCGCGCAATGCTCACGTGCATGCATTCCGTGGCTGGATCGATGAACTGGCCGCGCAGCACCCACAACTGCAACGGTTCTACTGCTACCAGGAAGCCGACGCGCTGGCGGACCATGTCGGCCTGCTGACCGAAGAATTACTGGGCGAATGGCTGGGGCAAGAGCGTGATGTGGACGCGTACTTCCTGGGGCCTAAAGGCTTTATGGGCGCCGTCAAACGCCACTTGAAAGCACTGGGCGTACCCGAGCAGCAAAGCCGCTACGAATTCTTCGGCCCGGCCGCAGCTCTGGAATAACCCGCAAGTCCCCCTGTAGGAGCGAGCTTGTCTCGCGATCTTTTGATCGTTTAAAAGATCGCGAGACAAGCTCGCTCCTACGTCGTTACAGCCGTCGGCCAGTGCATCACGAACTCTGCCGATCAATATCGCGTCGAAGCACGACGGCGGTGGTGATGTCTTCAACGGTTTCGTGGCTGGCGACGGCATCTCTGACTCGGTTCAGGTCATCAATCGTGCGTGACTCGATCTCTATGACCAGATCAAGCTGGCCACTCACTGACGAGACACGTCGCACCTGCGAGTTTTGCGCAAGCAGGTCCAGCAGGCTGATTGCCGGTGTGCGTTTGAGGTTGACGAGCAGTATGGCGCGAATCACGTGGGCATCAATTTCGCCAATGTCAGCCCGGTAGCCGCGGATCACGCCATTGCGTTCAAGGTTGATCACGCGCTCGCTGGTCGCGCTTCTTGAAAGCCCGATTCGCGCCGCCAGGGCCTTAAGGGCAATGCGAGCTTCTTTAGACAGAATCTCGAGTATTTCGCGATCTTTCGTGTCTAGGTCGCGCATCAGAACCCCCTTATTTTGCTTCCGGATTTGTGCCGGTCGATTCCGGCAATATGCAGGCTAAAGCCGACCGCATACCTACTGCTGACCAAGACTTCGCGTGCCAAGCTAACTGAAAAAAATGGCTTGGAAAACAATTACTATGACGAACCTTTCCCACCCAGCACCCCAGTTCTCGACGGGGGATGCCGAAAAGCTCAGTGCGCAGCTTTTCAACGTTATCGGTACAGCCTCGCCGCTGGACGGCGAGCGAGACCGCAACTACCGGCTGAACACTGGAACCGATGCGGGGTGGATTCTGAAGGTCGTCAATTCGACTGAGCCGCGTGTTGAAAGCGAGTTTCAGACGGCCATTCTCAGTCACCTGGCCAGCCATAATCCCGAGCTTGCCGTGCCTTTTCTCAAGAAAAGCCTGGCCGGTGAATTTCTGGCCTGCACGGTGGCGCCTTCGGGCGAAACCCATGCGGTGCGTCTGGTGAGCTGGTTGCACGGCACGCCACTGGCCGAGGTCGAGCGTACGTTCGAGTTGCTGCGCAGTCTGGGGCAATCATTCGGTGAGATAGACCGCGCACTGCAGGGCTTCATGCACCCAGGAGCGGTACGTGACATGGACTGGGATTTGCGCCACGCCGCACGTTCGAGGTCACGTCTGCATTTCGTCAAAGACCCTGCCAGAAGGGCCATTCTGGAGCGTTTCATTGATCGTTTTGAAGCAACCGTCGAACCAAAACTGGCGCGCCTGCGTGCCCAGGTTATTCACAACGACGGCAATGACTGGAACATCCTCGTCGACGCCAGCAATCATCAGAAGGTTTCAGGCGTCATCGATTTTGGCGATGCGATCCACACCGTTCTGATCGCTGAAGTGGCCATCACCTGCGCCTATTCCATCCTCGACATGCAAGACCCCATAGGGGCTGCCGCCGCGCTGACGGCCGGTTTCCACGAGAAGTATCCGTTGCAGCCGCAAGAGCTGGATGTGCTCTTCAATCTCATTGCGATGCGCCTGGTCACCAGCGTCACCTTGTCGGCTTCGCGGCACGACCAGACCCAAGACAATCCCTACCTTGCCATCAGCGAAGCGCCAGCCTGGCGTCTGCTGGAAAGGATGGACCGCATGAACCCCCGGCTGGCGACGGCGATCCTGCGCAAAGCCTGCGGTTTTGACGCCATCGAAGGCGCGGGTGCCATTCGCCGCTGGGTGAGCGAAAACAGCAAAACCTTCGCCGACATCGTGCATCCATCGGCGGCGACCATGAACAAGGTGATTGCACCTTTCGGGGATGCTTCGCACGTCATGACCATCGCTTCCGCCGCGCAGCGCCCGGCCGAGGCGACCCAGTGGTGGGATGATTTTTCGGCGCAACACAACGTGCCGCTGGGGATCGGGCCATGGGGTGAAGAAAGAACCATCTACACCGACACAGCGTTTGAATCGCGATTCATCGAAGGCCAGCGTCGCGTCTTGCACATCGGTGTTGATTTGATCATGCCGGCTGGCACGCCGCTCTATACACCGGTTGCCGGTGTCGTGCAGAGCGTCGAGGTCGAGCGCGAACCGCTGGGTTATGGCGGGTTGATCATGCTCAAACATTCGCCTGAAGGATGCCCGCCGTTTTTGACGCTGTGGGGGCATATGGCCCATGAAGCCCTGGCGCGATTGAAGCCCGGTGATCGCCTAGAGGCGGGCTCATTGGTCGGACACATGGGCGCTGACACGGAAAATGGCGGATGGATCCCGCATGTGCATTTCCAGATGTCCACGGACACCGAGTTAAAAGCGAGCGAGTTCATCGGCGTCGGTGAGCAGGCTTATCTAGACGTGTGGGCCGACCTGTTTCCCGACACCTCGGCGCTGGCCGGGATTCCACCCGAAACCTACCGCCAGGACGGGCGCACCAAGGCTGAGATTGTGGTCAAGCGTAAAGAATTGCTGCTTCCAAACCTGTCGATCTCGTATTCAGATCCGATCAAGTTCGTTCGCGGCGACGGGGTGTGGTTGATCGACAACTTTGGTCGAGCGTATCTGGATTGCTTCAATAACGTGTGCCACCTCGGTCACTCCCACCCTGATGTGGTGCAAGCGCTTTCGCGGCAAGCTTCTCGCCTGAACACCAACACGCGTTACCTGCACGACAACATCGTCGAGTACGCCGAGCGGCTCACTGCGACGCTGCCCAAAGGTTTGGCAGTCGCCTCTTTTGGCTGCTCAGGCAGTGAGGCCAACAGCCTCATGCTGCGCATGGCGCGCAATCACACCGGGCGCAACGATGCCATCGTGCTGGATTGGGCCTACCACGGCACCACACAGGAACTGATTGACCTCAGCCCTTACAAGTACAAGCGCAAAGCTGGCAAAGGCCGTGCAGATCATGTGTTTGAGGCCACTGTCCCGGATGCGTACCGGGGTGTGGATCAGTGGGCATTTGAAGAGCTTGGCAAGCGTTTTGCCGAAAGTGTGGCGGACCAGATTGACCTCATGCGCAAGCAGGGTCGGGCTCCGGCGTTCTTTTTGGCAGAATCCATTCCGAGTGTCGCCGGGCAACTGTTCTTCCCGGAAAACTACCTCAAAGAAGTCTACGCAATGGTGCGTGCCGAGGGCGGGCTGTGCCTGGCGGACGAAGTTCAGGTTGGCTTTGGCCGTGTGGGCAGTCACTGGTGGGCCTTTGAAACCCAGGGCGTTGTGCCCGATGCGGTGTCGATGGGCAAACCCATTGGAAACGGGCATCCGATGTCGGCGGTGGTGACCACGCGTGAGATTGCAGACAGCTTCAACAATGGCATGGAGTACTTCAATACCTTTGCCGGGAGCCCGGTGTCCTGTGCTGTTGGGCTCAGCGTGCTTGATGTGATTGAGCGCGACGACTTGAAGCTCAACGCACTGACGATCGGTAACTACTTGCTGGACGGCTTTCGCAGGCTGCAACAGCGATACGAAGCCATCGGTGATGTGCGCGGGCTGGGGCTTTTCCTGGGAATAGAGTTGGTCACTGATCGCAAAACCAAGGCGCCAGCCACGGCGCTGGCCAAGAAAGTCGCGGATGGCGCCAGGGAACGAGGCATTTTGATCGGCACTGAAGGCCCCCATGACAACGTTCTGAAAATGCGCCCTTCGATGATCTTCAGCCAGGCCAATGCTGATTTCCTGCTTGAGGTGCTGGACGAAAGCTTTAAGGCTGCACTTCAGTAAGCGTTAAAGGTCAGCCTGCCCGGCATAGTGTCGGCCAACTCCGGCAATGTGTCAGGCAGGCTGGCACCTTGCTGGGTGCTTTCCAAAAGTGTCTATGCAAAGCTCTTCGTGAAGGCCGGGTGAATAGCCCTTCTAAAAAAATAATAATTCTTCCAAGGTGCCATTCGATGCTCACTAAAAAGCTCAAGGGTTTGATTATCGCTTCCACTGTTGCAGCCTCGGCGCTGCTCTCAACCTTCGCCGTTCAAGCGGATGATTTGAAATCGATCCAGGACGCTAAAGAAATCCGCATCGCAATGAGCGGCCAATATGCGCCCTTCAGCTTTGCCAACGAGCAAAACCAGGTGGTCGGATTCGACGCGTCCATCAGCCAAGCATTGGCTGAGCGGCTGGGGGTGAAAGTGAAAATCATCACCACGCCATTCGACGGGATCATTGCAGGCCTTCGCGCGAATAAATACGACGCGATTATCGCTTCCACCACCATCACCCCGGAACGCCTAAAAGCCGTGGATTTCGTTGGGCCTTATTACCGCGCGGGTCGCACCATCGTGGTCAAGGAAGACTCACCGATCAAAAGCTTTGATGACCTTAAAAATGTGTCGGTTGGCGTGACGCTTGGTGATGCTCACGATAAATGGGCCCGCGCGCGCGGCAATTTAAAGGTGAAAAGCTATAAAGGTCTGCCCGAAATGCTGGTCGATCTGGATGCGGGTCGCCTCGGCGCGTTGGTGATGGACAGTGTTCCGGTGCTGGTCGCCGTCAAGAAAACCGGGCAAAAGGTCCGCATCATTACGCCACCCGAGAGCGAAGGAGGCGTTGAGGATATGGGTATCGCACTGCGCAAGAACAACCCTGAACTCAAGGTCGCGTTGCAACAAGCATTGGCAGGCATACTCGCTGATGGCACCTACGAAAAGATCTCGATGGAGTGGATTGGCAGCGACATCCGCTAACTCATATTCAGCCTGATCCGACGAAGCGTCGGGTCAGTCAATCTGACTTTTCTGGGTGTTCCCATGGATCTGACTCTCATACAGCGCACCTTTCCGTTTTTTCTGGAAGCGGCCTGGATAACGGTGCAAGTCTCAGTCCTTGCACTGTTACTGGGTTTGCTGGTCGCCATCGTGCTGGTGGCTGCACGGTTGTCGACGGTTTTCATCTTTCGATGCCTGGCGCGGCTCTATATCAGTGTTTTTCGCGGCACGCCTTGTCTGGTGCAGTTGTTCATCATTTATTTTGGCGGACCACAAATCGGGCTTGAGTTGGAACCGTTCACGGCGGGCGTCATTGGCCTGGGTCTGAATATTGCCGCTTACATGGCTGAATCCATTCGTGGTGCTATCGCCAACGTTGATCCCGGCCAGGTAGAAGCTGCACGTTCAATTGGTTTCGGCAGAGGGCAAACCTTATGGCTTATTACCCTGCCGCAAACGGCAAAGTTAATGATAAGACCGCTGGGTGTTAATGCTGTCGCACTGATCAAAGGGTCTGCTTTAGTGTCGACGATCTCTGTGGTTGAACTGTCCTATACCGCGCAACGCTTTATCAGCTCTACGTACAAGCCTTTCGAAATCTTTATCGTGTCTGCGCTTCTTTATATTGTGATGGTCTATTCGGTCAGGTTCGTTGTTGACTATCTCGATAACCGCTTCGCAGCTAGGTGAGAGTATTTATATGCAAAGCCTGGACCTTAGTATCGTTGCGCCTTATTCCGAGTTGCTGGCGACGGGACTTGGCTGGACAGTGGTCATGTTCATCAGCTCCAGCCTATTGAGTTTGATTGCGGGGATAGCCTTTGCACTGATCGTGCTCTATGCCCCTAAACTTCTGGCGTTGCCCGTGCGCTTTATGACGTGGTTGTTGATGGGCACGCCACTGCTGCTTCAGTTGTATGTGATTTATTACGGACTGGTACAAGTTGGCATTGATATTCCAGCGCCGGTGGCCGGCATTATTGGGCTTAGTTTGCACTTTGCTGTTTACAACGCCGACGTTATTCGTGCTGGCGTGTTATCCGTAGACCCTGGGCAGATCGAAGGTGCCCGGTCTATCGGCCTCAGCCGTGGACAGACGCAGCGCTACATCGTTGTGCCGCAAGCACTTCGCAAGACCATTGCGCCGCTCGGGAACAACCTGATAGTGCTGTTAAAAGACACGTCTCTGGTCTCTATCATCGGCATTGCCGAGTTGGTCTATAGCGCACAGCTTGCAGTGAGTGAAACGTACAGCCCGTTTGAGTTTTATCTGGCTGTTGCGGTTATTTATTATGCAGCCAACCTTGTTCTCGAAGCCGGCCTGCACCTTCTCGAAAAAAAGGTAGAGATGTCACGATGATCAAAAAAGAATTCATGATTGAGGTCAAAGGCGCCCGCAAGGCCTATGGCGCACTTGAAGTACTCAAAGGCATCGATCTTTCTGTCTCTCGCGGACAGATCATCGCAATCATCGGCCCAAGTGGATCAGGAAAAAGCACGCTGCTGCGCTCAATCAATCACCTGGAAGTGCTAAACGACGGCGAAATATGGTTAGAGGGCGAGCAAGTCAATCGGCCTTTGAAAGGGCGTGCATTTGAACAGCACATTAATGCCGTGCGTCAGCAGATGGGGATGGTGTTTCAGCACTTCAATTTATTCCCGCACTTGACCGTCTATGAAAACATCGCCCTTGGCCCGGTAAAACTTAAAGGCCTTACGAAAAAGGCTTCGCGTGAGTTGGCCATGGATTACTTGGAGAAAGTGGGCTTGGCCAACAAGTTTGATGAATACCCGTCTCGCCTGTCCGGTGGGCAAAAACAGCGGGTTGCGATTGCCAGGGCCTTGGCGATGCAGCCCAAGGTGATGCTGTTCGACGAAGCCACATCGGCCCTGGACCCGGAGTTGGTTGAAGAGGTCAATCTGGTCATGAAACAGCTCGCGGCCGAGCACATGACCATGCTGATCGTCACCCACGAGATGCGCTTTGCAGGCGAAGTGGCCGACCGGATTGTCTTCATGGACGGCGGCGTAGTCGTCGAGGAGGGCGCCCCGCAAGACATCCTGCAAAACCCTAGCCACGAACGAACCCGATCATTCTTGAAAAACCACCTGCACGCGTAGCAGGTGCCGAGCTTTGCGAGGTAACGGCTACTGGGGCCACCACGAGGCCCTCGTTAATTCTGTA
This window encodes:
- a CDS encoding aminotransferase class III-fold pyridoxal phosphate-dependent enzyme — its product is MTNLSHPAPQFSTGDAEKLSAQLFNVIGTASPLDGERDRNYRLNTGTDAGWILKVVNSTEPRVESEFQTAILSHLASHNPELAVPFLKKSLAGEFLACTVAPSGETHAVRLVSWLHGTPLAEVERTFELLRSLGQSFGEIDRALQGFMHPGAVRDMDWDLRHAARSRSRLHFVKDPARRAILERFIDRFEATVEPKLARLRAQVIHNDGNDWNILVDASNHQKVSGVIDFGDAIHTVLIAEVAITCAYSILDMQDPIGAAAALTAGFHEKYPLQPQELDVLFNLIAMRLVTSVTLSASRHDQTQDNPYLAISEAPAWRLLERMDRMNPRLATAILRKACGFDAIEGAGAIRRWVSENSKTFADIVHPSAATMNKVIAPFGDASHVMTIASAAQRPAEATQWWDDFSAQHNVPLGIGPWGEERTIYTDTAFESRFIEGQRRVLHIGVDLIMPAGTPLYTPVAGVVQSVEVEREPLGYGGLIMLKHSPEGCPPFLTLWGHMAHEALARLKPGDRLEAGSLVGHMGADTENGGWIPHVHFQMSTDTELKASEFIGVGEQAYLDVWADLFPDTSALAGIPPETYRQDGRTKAEIVVKRKELLLPNLSISYSDPIKFVRGDGVWLIDNFGRAYLDCFNNVCHLGHSHPDVVQALSRQASRLNTNTRYLHDNIVEYAERLTATLPKGLAVASFGCSGSEANSLMLRMARNHTGRNDAIVLDWAYHGTTQELIDLSPYKYKRKAGKGRADHVFEATVPDAYRGVDQWAFEELGKRFAESVADQIDLMRKQGRAPAFFLAESIPSVAGQLFFPENYLKEVYAMVRAEGGLCLADEVQVGFGRVGSHWWAFETQGVVPDAVSMGKPIGNGHPMSAVVTTREIADSFNNGMEYFNTFAGSPVSCAVGLSVLDVIERDDLKLNALTIGNYLLDGFRRLQQRYEAIGDVRGLGLFLGIELVTDRKTKAPATALAKKVADGARERGILIGTEGPHDNVLKMRPSMIFSQANADFLLEVLDESFKAALQ
- a CDS encoding ABC transporter substrate-binding protein, whose translation is MLTKKLKGLIIASTVAASALLSTFAVQADDLKSIQDAKEIRIAMSGQYAPFSFANEQNQVVGFDASISQALAERLGVKVKIITTPFDGIIAGLRANKYDAIIASTTITPERLKAVDFVGPYYRAGRTIVVKEDSPIKSFDDLKNVSVGVTLGDAHDKWARARGNLKVKSYKGLPEMLVDLDAGRLGALVMDSVPVLVAVKKTGQKVRIITPPESEGGVEDMGIALRKNNPELKVALQQALAGILADGTYEKISMEWIGSDIR
- a CDS encoding amino acid ABC transporter permease, whose protein sequence is MDLTLIQRTFPFFLEAAWITVQVSVLALLLGLLVAIVLVAARLSTVFIFRCLARLYISVFRGTPCLVQLFIIYFGGPQIGLELEPFTAGVIGLGLNIAAYMAESIRGAIANVDPGQVEAARSIGFGRGQTLWLITLPQTAKLMIRPLGVNAVALIKGSALVSTISVVELSYTAQRFISSTYKPFEIFIVSALLYIVMVYSVRFVVDYLDNRFAAR
- a CDS encoding amino acid ABC transporter permease, which encodes MQSLDLSIVAPYSELLATGLGWTVVMFISSSLLSLIAGIAFALIVLYAPKLLALPVRFMTWLLMGTPLLLQLYVIYYGLVQVGIDIPAPVAGIIGLSLHFAVYNADVIRAGVLSVDPGQIEGARSIGLSRGQTQRYIVVPQALRKTIAPLGNNLIVLLKDTSLVSIIGIAELVYSAQLAVSETYSPFEFYLAVAVIYYAANLVLEAGLHLLEKKVEMSR
- a CDS encoding amino acid ABC transporter ATP-binding protein; this translates as MIKKEFMIEVKGARKAYGALEVLKGIDLSVSRGQIIAIIGPSGSGKSTLLRSINHLEVLNDGEIWLEGEQVNRPLKGRAFEQHINAVRQQMGMVFQHFNLFPHLTVYENIALGPVKLKGLTKKASRELAMDYLEKVGLANKFDEYPSRLSGGQKQRVAIARALAMQPKVMLFDEATSALDPELVEEVNLVMKQLAAEHMTMLIVTHEMRFAGEVADRIVFMDGGVVVEEGAPQDILQNPSHERTRSFLKNHLHA